The following proteins are co-located in the Hypomesus transpacificus isolate Combined female chromosome 23, fHypTra1, whole genome shotgun sequence genome:
- the tgfbr2l gene encoding TGF-beta receptor type-2 — protein MGYWRYSAVYVVFLSLCVSILPFTHINTNLCKWCEYSSPECKDNVCNSNCNLSSFCNLSEEICVAIWRKTNASLSVQTLCHHPQQPLESMDVTLLANSSSRQCVMMPQPTDDGVLFFCGCVGDHECNDKLIFDKGSNGFSKLKSKDVIPVVVISLVPPLLVAFIATMAFYLYRTRQSGKPGKQSKDWGHRCNPGPYQALELPEGLSPGQEGVRVRDACLCKLSTIRDEDTSHMHNSLNHNTELLPLQLEALVGKGRFAEVWRARLLHRTGAGNRYETVAVKVFPSEEYVSWRNERFIFSDVHLEHENVVQFLTSEERGPLGSAHRQYWLVMAYHGLGNLQDFLSGEVLSWAELCAMASSVARGLAHLHSDTTPHGVPKVPVAHRDLKSSNIVVKSRSECALCDFGLALRLDLSLTVDDFANSGQVGTARYMAPEVLESRVNLEDLEAFKQIDVYSMALVLWEMSSRCLAIGEVKSYEPAFGSKVCDQPCVDSMRDLVLRDRGRPDIPSSWTQHQGMDLLCATITECWDHDPEARLTAHCVVERFNTLDLEEVEQVEAEPDNSCQQEPPAPDPTPPSAPCSTHTPTTTPTPTPDTDSGIIEHRPLQTNSEGSTDPEMPPQI, from the exons gTGTCTCAATCCTCCCTtttacacacatcaacacaaaccTGTGTAAGTGGTGTGAGTACTCCAGCCCTGAGTGTAAGGACAATGTGTGTAACAGCAACTGtaacctctcctccttctgtaACCTCAGTGAAGAGATCTGTGTGGCTATATG GAGGAAGACCAACGCAAGTTTGAGTGTACAGACTTTGTGCCATCATCCCCAGCAGCCACTAGAAAGCATGGATGTGACTCTGCTGGCCAACTCTTCATCCAGACAATGTGTGATGATGCCTCAGCCTACTGACGATGGAGTTCTCTTCTTTTGTGGCTGTGTGGGAGACCATGAGTGCAACGACAAGCTTATATTTGACAAAGGCTCCAACG GTTTCTCTAAACTGAAGAGTAAAGATGTGATCCCTGTGGTGGTGATCAGCCTGGTGCCCCCCTTGCTGGTCGCTTTCATTGCCACCATGGCCTTCTACCTCTACCGCACACGTCAGTCAGGCAAACCTGGCAAGCAATCAAAAGACTGGGGACACAGGTGCAACCCTGGTCCTTACCAGGCTCTGGAGCTTCCGGAGGGTCTGTCACCGGGCCAGGAGGGTGTTAGAGTGAGGGATGCCTGTCTGTGTAAGCTCTCCACCATCAGAGATGAGGACACCTCTCACATGCACAATAGCCTGAACCACAATACAGAATTACTGCCCCTCCAGCTTGAGGCACTGGTGGGCAAAGGCCGCTTCGCTGAGGTTTGGCGAGCAAGGCTTCTCCACCGCACCGGTGCAGGCAACCGGTACGAGACGGTAGCTGTCAAAGTGTTCCCGTCAGAGGAGTACGTCTCGTGGCGAAACGAACGCTTCATCTTCTCTGACGTCCACCTGGAACATGAGAATGTGGTGCAGTTCTTGACTTCAGAGGAGCGTGGGCCTCTAGGATCCGCCCATCGGCAGTATTGGCTAGTTATGGCCTATCACGGCTTAGGAAACCTTCAGGACTTCCTGTCTGGCGAGGTGCTTAGTTGGGCAGAGCTGTGTGCCATGGCTAGCTCTGTGGCGCGGGGACTAGCACACCTGCACAGTGACACCACTCCCCATGGCGTGCCTAAGGTGCCAGTGGCTCACCGTGACCTGAAAAGCAGCAACATCGTAGTGAAAAGCAGGAGCGAGTGTGCCCTATGTGACTTTGGCCTGGCACTACGGCTCgacctctctctcacagtggACGACTTTGCCAACAGTGGACAG GTCGGCACGGCTCGTTACATGGCCCCAGAAGTGTTAGAGTCCAGGGTGAACCTGGAGGACTTGGAGGCATTTAAACAGATAGATGTCTACTCCATGGCCCTGGTCCTCTGGGAGATGTCCTCTCGCTGCCTAGCTATTGGAG AAGTGAAAAGCTATGagcctgcatttgggtccaaggTGTGTGACCAGCCATGTGTGGACAGCATGAGAGACCTGGTTCTCAGGGACAGAGGCCGACCTGATATTCCCTCCAGCTGGACACAACACCAG GGGATGGACCTGCTGTGCGCCACAATCACGGAGTGCTGGGACCACGACCCAGAGGCCCGGTTGACTGCCCACTGTGTGGTTGAACGTTTTAACACCCTGGACCTGGAAGAGGTAGAGCAGGTGGAAGCAGAACCAGACAACAGCTGCCAGCAGGAACCTCCAGCCCCTGACCCAacccctccctcagccccctgctccacacatacccctaccaccacccctacccccacccctgacACAGACTCTGGTATTATTGAACACCGTCCTCTCCAGACAAACTCAGAGGGAAGTACAGACCCTGAAATGCCGCCACAGATCTGA